One genomic segment of Arachis duranensis cultivar V14167 chromosome 4, aradu.V14167.gnm2.J7QH, whole genome shotgun sequence includes these proteins:
- the LOC107482636 gene encoding LOW QUALITY PROTEIN: glucose-1-phosphate adenylyltransferase large subunit 3, chloroplastic/amyloplastic (The sequence of the model RefSeq protein was modified relative to this genomic sequence to represent the inferred CDS: substituted 1 base at 1 genomic stop codon), with product MAASGSGRISFSSFASLPRGSTAGASGRRNLDFLKFSNGEFMAGKKLKRLELHQPRRRCNNDDHKNAISRVNGKIVSIISEVEAQLKELDYESKDPKTVLAIILGGGAGTRLFPLTKRRAKPAVPIGGAYRLIDVPMSNCINSGINKIYILTQYNSCSLNRHISRSYSPGGVLTFGDGYVEVLAATQVPGQEGQSWFQGTADAVRQFHWLFEDPRARNIEDVLILSGDHLYRMNYMDLIEVHRESKADITLSCLPVDESRASDFGLMKTDKKGRVISFSEKPKGEDLKAMQVDTTLLGLSREEAEKKPYIASMGVYVFKKDLLLNLLRWRFPTANDFGSEVNTXLPCFSIYAFLFNDYWEDIGTIRSFFEANLALTEHPSKFCFYEVGKPMYTSRRNLPPSNIDNSKIVDSIVSHGCFLTNSFIEHSVVGIRSRINSNVHLRDTVMLGADYFETEAEVAKLLAEGKVPVGIGENTKIKDCIIDKNARIGKNVIIANSEGVQEADRSSEGFYIRSGITIVSKNSVIKDGFMI from the exons ATGGCAGCCTCCGGCAGCGGCCGGATTTCATTCTCTTCCTTTGCTTCTCTGCCACGTGGATCCACCGCCGGAGCCAGTGGTAGGAGGAACCTAGACTTCTTGAAGTTTTCCAACGGAGAATTCATGGCTGGGAAGAAGCTGAAACGACTTGAGCTTCATCAACCACGACGTCGTTgtaataatgatgatcataAAAATGCAATTTCCAGGGTCAACGGTAAAATCGTGTCTATTATCAGTGAGGTGGAGGCTCAG TTGAAGGAACTAGATTACGAGAGCAAGGACCCGAAGACAGTTTTGGCAATTATACTTGGTGGAGGAGCTGGAACTCGTCTCTTCCCTCTCACAAAGCGCCGCGCCAAACCTGCT gtCCCGATTGGAGGTGCATACAGGCTGATTGATGTGCCAATGAGCAACTGCATAAACAGTGGGATCAACAAGATATACATTCTGACTCAATATAACTCTTGCTCGCTAAACAGGCACATTTCACGTTCTTATAGCCCTGGTGGAGTACTCACCTTTGGAGATGGCTATGTTGAG GTTCTTGCAGCCACTCAAGTTCCAGGTCAGGAGGGTCAAAGTTGGTTTCAGGGTACTGCTGATGCTGTAAGGCAGTTCCACTGGCTATTTGAG GATCCAAGAGCAAGGAACATTGAGGATGTATTGATTCTTTCCGGGGATCACCTGTACAGAATGAACTACATGGATTTGATTGAA GTTCACCGGGAGAGCAAAGCTGATATCACACTTTCTTGTCTTCCAGTTGATGAAAG CCGTGCCTCAGATTTTGGTCTAATGAAGACAGACAAGAAAGGAAGGGTGATTTCATTCAGCGAGAAGCCTAAAGGAGAAGACTTGAAAGCAATG CAAGTAGATACAACACTTTTGGGACTTTCACGGGAAGAGGCTGAAAAGAAACCATACATTGCTTCCATGGGAGTGTATGTGTTCAAGAAGGACTTACTTCTTAATCTACTAAG ATGGCGCTTTCCAACTGCAAATGACTTTGGATCAGAGGTCAACACATGATTGCCCTGCTTCTCCATCTAT GCTTTTCTCTTCAATGACTATTGGGAGGATATAGGGACAATCAGGTCATTCTTTGAGGCAAATTTAGCCCTCACCGAACAT CCATCCAAGTTTTGCTTTTACGAAGTAGGAAAACCAATGTATACATCAAGGAGAAACTTACCACCATCGAATATTGACAATAGCAAG ATTGTTGACTCAATAGTATCGCATGGATGCTTCTTGACCAATTCCTTTATAGAGCATAGCGTAGTTGGAATCAGATCCAGAATAAACTCAAATGTTCACTTAAGG GATACAGTAATGCTAGGTGCTGATTATTTCGAAACTGAGGCTGAGGTGGCAAAATTGTTAGCTGAGGGAAAAGTTCCCGTAGGAATAGGAGAAAATACAAAGATTAA GGACTGCATTATTGACAAAAATGCTAGAATTGGAAAGAACGTTATAATTGCAAACTCAGAG GGGGTACAAGAGGCTGATAGATCTTCAGAAGGTTTCTACATCCGTTCTGGAATAACCATAGTATCGAAAAACTCAGTAATTAAAGATGGGTTCATGATATAG
- the LOC107482633 gene encoding glucose-6-phosphate/phosphate translocator 2, chloroplastic, giving the protein MMMSSVKLTASSPFSSAFRSRKNNKLPNLQTRSQLSTLPTIQIAKQNLGHSPFFTHKPLHLSSSIVCQAYEADRSRPLEIEIPDEEVAKKLKMGLYFASWWSLNVVFNIYNKKVLNVFPYPWLTSTLSLAAGSLIMLISWATKVAEPPKVNLDFWKALLPVAVAHTIGHVAATVSMSKVAVSFTHIIKSGEPAFSVLVSRFLLGEAFPLPVYLSLLPIIGGCALSAVTELNFNMIGFMGAMISNMAFVFRNIFSKKGMKGMSVSGMNYYACLSILSLLILTPFAIAVEGPKLWAAGWQQVLSQIGPNFIWWVAAQSVFYHLYNQVSYMSLDQISPLTFSIGNTMKRISVIVSSIIIFHTPVQPINALGAAIAILGTFLYSQAKQ; this is encoded by the exons atgatgATGTCTTCAGTGAAGTTAACAGCGTCATCACCTTTCTCTTCTGCTTTCAGAAGcagaaagaataataagcttccTAATCTTCAAACAAGGTCTCAACTTTCCACATTACCCACCATTCAAATCGCAAAACAAAACTTGGGTCACTCTCCATTCTTCACCCACAAGCCTCTCCACCTATCATCCAGCATTGTGTGCCAGGCCTATGAAGCTGACAGGTCAAGGCCATTGGAGATTGAGATTCCGGATGAAGAGGTTGCTAAGAAGCTCAAGATGGGACTCTACTTTGCTTCATGGTGGTCTCTTAATGTGGTCTTCAACATATATAACAAGAAGGTCCTCAACGTTTTTCCTTATCCATGGCTTACCTCAACTCTCTCCCTGGCTGCTGGCTCCCTCATCATGTTGATTTCGTGGGCCACAAAGGTTGCTGAGCCCCCTAAAGTCAACTTGGACTTCTGGAAGGCCCTTCTTCCT GTTGCGGTGGCACACACAATTGGGCATGTAGCAGCAACTGTGAGCATGTCAAAAGTTGCTGTTTCATTCACTCACATAATCAAGAGTGGAGAGCCTGCATTCAGTGTCTTGGTGTCAAGGTTCTTGCTCGGAGAAGCATTCCCTTTGCCGGTTTACCTCTCATTGCTGCCAATCATAGGTGGTTGCGCACTCTCTGCAGTAACGGAGCTCAATTTCAATATGATTG GGTTTATGGGGGCCATGATATCAAACATGGCATTTGTGTTTAGGAATATATTCTCAAAGAAGGGGATGAAGGGCATGTCTGTTAGCGGAATGAACTACTATGCTTGCCTTTCAATCTTGTCTCTATTGATCCTAACACCTTTCGCCATTGCTGTTGAGGGCCCCAAGCTCTGGGCTGCTGGCTGGCAACAAGTTCTCTCTCAGATTGGTCCCAACTTTATATG GTGGGTAGCAGCTCAAAGTGTGTTCTACCACTTATATAATCAAGTGTCATACATGTCCCTTGATCAAATTTCACCCTTAACATTCAGCATTGGAAACACAATGAAGAGAATCTCTGTGATTGTCTCTTCCATCATTATCTTCCACACGCCAGTTCAGCCCATCAATGCACTTGGTGCTGCCATTGCAATTCTTGGCACCTTCCTCTATTCACAG GCTAAACAGTGA
- the LOC107482634 gene encoding E3 ubiquitin-protein ligase RHF1A, whose protein sequence is MENFTLSSSSSSSSTSPPSSSHIAGAAFDDYSEDFCSICLEPFGINDPSTITSCKHEYHLHCILEWSERSRECPICLQLLSFIDPSSQELLAAVEAEKCSRSRNIYPSSLTSSHIPHDQLNYDYGDSYSDESDIDDQIMQHLVAASSRSRFLHRRERQRSSSAGPSEVFVSNPPVHVSAVRPTLTISPTGSSSPTSGVPSTVHIQPPTSAFPPVVGEVAGITMAENDVPFKPRVLYTQSPSESGRRLNTPEMFSIPESFRSKFSAASARYKESITKSTRGLKEKLIAHNASVKELSKGVQREMNAGIAGVARMIERLDLSSKRSNFPPTPVGTGGSSGSPVKGKSVDENDIDMGRSPSIYTENVVQNVRSDAPSVPGMVVGRVVAGRVEIHHCVQSGKDAAVRT, encoded by the exons ATGGAAAACTTCACCTtgtcttcgtcttcttcttcatcttcaacttCTCCTCCTTCATCATCGCACATTGCAGGTGCAGCTTTCGACGACTATTCCGAGGACTTCTGCAGCATTTGTTTGGAGCCATTTGGCATCAATGACCCATCTACT ATCACCTCTTGCAAACACGAATATCATCTGCACTGTATTCTTGAATG GTCAGAGAGAAGCAGAGAATGTCCAATATGTTTGCAGCTGCTTTCTTTCATTGATCCTTCTAG CCAAGAGCTTCTAGCTGCAGTGGAGGCTGAAAAATGTTCAAGGTCAAGAAACATATATCCATCTTCATTAACTAGTTCCCATATTCCCCATGATCAGCTCAATTATGACTAT GGCGATTCTTACTCAGATGAGTCTGATATTGATGATCAAATTATGCAACACCTAGTTGCTGCTTCCAGCAGATCTCGTTTTCTCCATAGACGGGAAAGGCAAAGATCTTCTAGTGCAGGTCCATCAGAGGTGTTTGTTTCCAATCCTCCTGTGCATGTGTCTGCTGTGCGACCAACACTCACCATTTCACCCACCGGCAGTAGTTCACCAACTTCTGGTGTACCGTCTACTGTTCACATTCAACCTCCAACATCTGCTTTTCCCCCAGTTGTTGGTGAAGTTGCAGGAATTACTATGGCTGAGAATGATGTTCCTTTCAAACCCAG AGTTCTGTATACCCAGTCACCATCCGAGAGTGGAAGGAGACTAAATACCCCTGAGATGTTCTCTATCCCTGAGTCCTTCAGATCCAAATTTTCTGCTGCTTCAGCCAG GTATAAGGAATCAATAACCAAAAGTACGCGTGGCCTTAAAGAGAAGTTAATTGCTCATAATGCCTCAGTAAAAGAGCTGAGTAAAGGTGTTCAACGTGAGATGAATGCAGGAATTGCTGGTGTTGCACGGATGATTGAACGCCTTGATCTTTCCTCAAAGCGATCTAATTTTCCTCCCACTCCTGTTGGCACTGGGGGAAGTTCGGGATCCCCTGTAAAAGGAAAGTCAGTCGATGAGAATGACATTGACATGGGGCGTTCTCCTAGCATATACACTGAAAATGTGGTTCAGAATGTTAGGTCAGATGCTCCTTCAGTACCTGGCATGGTTGTTGGTCGAGTGGTTGCTGGTCGGGTGGAAATTCATCATTGTGTTCAG AGTGGAAAAGATGCTGCTGTGAGGACATAG